The DNA region CAGTGTAATTGACTTTTGAAGTGTTTTTGGAGAATAACTTATTTGAGAAGCTATTTTGGAAGACTTATTGTTTGCTGCAGAAATAGCAATTTCCTGAAGTCAAAACAGAAAAACAGTTTTGTTTTATTAGGCAGTTTTGGATGCTTTGTTTAGTGGTTTGTACACTATAAAGAGACCTCAATTATAATATTTGTGGTTAATGCCTTCAGATAATGCCATTCAATATTCTCATCTCAATTTTTCTTATTTCTCAATTTTCATCATCTTTCTCAATTAACATTTCTACCACCAAAATAACAACTTCCACCATTAATTCACCTTGAACAAGTTTGATCTTGTTCCAACAGCATCTATATAAATAATTGGTATTTCAAGATTCTTTTAATATAGATATTTTTAAATAGTTTTATCCAAACTGATATGTAATTGCAGAGCATTATCTGCATCACATATACATAAATACATAAATTCATTGCATGGAACTTGAATATCATTGACATTGATGAAAGAGCTAGAGAAGTTTCCATGACTTGCCTCCATCCATATTGAACTTTTTGAGTCTTCCAAACAACATAACAAGTATAAGAATAATCTTTCCTTCATCACTCCATTTTCCAACAAACCCAATCCACTTATTTTCACAATTTGCTTCTGGATGTAATTGTCTTTCACAACTGTATCCTGTACTAAATCCTACGTTCCCATAAGCACTGTTCATATACAAAACACATATATGGGTTAATTAATTATACAAAATAAACATCTTGAGATTTTAGCATACATAAACTATTATTTCATGTTTGAAATTTGAGTCTCAAACTCattattattgttattaatttttaatattttattatgtAATATTATATAGTCATagatgatatatatatatatatatatatatatatatatatatatatatatatatatatatatatatatatatatatatatatatatatatatatatatatatatatatatatatatatatatatatatatatatatatatatatatatatatatatatatatatatatatatatatatatatatatatatatatatatatatatatatatatatattgtattATCGGATAATATAAGATAGTTAATACCATGCCATCATGTTGGTGATGTGACCAAATAAGATGCATCTGCTACTGTCACGAGGTAGAGTTGTCGAGTTAATGATGTTTTGATTTCAATTAATGCAATAACTAACATGATTATCTCAATACAATAGACATCATTATTAAGTCTCCCCTTTTAATTTTTTGATTAATTTGGAAATCAGTCGCTAaagttttaatatttttttagaTAATATATCTTCACGTAGgtattaaaaataataaatgtattgaataatttttttttatagaaaTAGATACTTAAATTTAAAAACAGAAAGAATAATAGAAGTCTAACCTTATAACTTCAAGAACAATATTCAAAACATTGAAATTGAGAGGATCTTCCTTCAATTTTTTCCTCTCAGTTATGCACACTAGAATGATGAAAATGGTTAAATAGGAGAGTTGAGAGAATATCAGATTTTCAGAAACTTTTCCTCTTGTCTTTTTCATCCTCTTACTGCTAATTTCTGAATCTTTCAATGGGAGGAATGATGTGTAAGGAGGAAGGTACCTGTACAAATTAACAACTACATATATAAATAAGTCGTTATTTAATTATTACTAATAACTTTTCTTTCCCTTAAATTTATCATTAATAATTTTCAACAAAACAATCAAATTACTTTTTTTCTTCCATTTAACATCAAAGATTTTATATTgaatttaatttatttaaatacTAAATAATGACCGTCTTCATAAACTATAATTCAGTGTCCAAACTTTAtcttttttttaataattatataTAGGAATAATTTCACATTAAAGTAACAATTATTGGATTGTGGAGTACTATCTAGGGTAGATAAGATAAACCaataattttaataaaatgaAAGAAAACTTAGGTAGGAGAAGTCAAATTATGCAAAATTATTAATTGAAAATTTGAAATAATTAAGAGACTGACAACAGATATCATGGGACTAAATTCCAAAGTTGAcattattattataatatataaCCCAAAGTTGCAATAATGCACTTTTAAATAAAAATAGGAACATGCAGGGTTGTTCATGTTAACTAGCATTCAGTGTGAGATAGGTATATTGTAATACTGCAGCATACGCTCTGTATCTGACTATCACTATATAAATACATATATTTTAgattatataatatatatattataaaatttAGTATTTGATTAAAATTCTATATAGTATAAATCATGTTAGTAAATTTTTATctaaatttaaaattatttaatatattattagAATAGTATACTTGTAATATACTAAACACGGAGAGACatattaaataattttaaatgttctatataaaaaacaaaacaaataattACAAAGTTGATCAACATATAgtattaattttttatttttcaattttataaaataatattcattattatttttcaatttttataataaaataatcagaaaaaataGAGAGAAAGTGAGAGAAACTAACATCATGAGTACAAACAACACCAACATGGCTTGTGACAGAATTGAGATATCCACGATAGTTTCTCCAGTATGTCTTGAATTAATACTTTGAAACAATACACCAATCAATTTCTCATAATTATTCATCCCCTTCAAACCTTCTGAATTCCAATCCATTAAACAAAACAATGTAACTTGAACCACAAGCAACCCAAAAACAGTAGCCACAAGAAACACAGAATGTTTCCCCTTCAACAAATGTTTGTAACCAACTTCCTCTGAATGCTTCAAAAGATAACCACACTCTTTCTTCTTGTAGAATTTTCCCAACACCCATATGCAAAATCTCAAAAATGGAGGATACAATGTGTTTCCAAGAAGCACTTGTGGAATAAGCATAAGAAGAAGACCAGAATTTTTCTTAAAAACAATCATGTTTTCGTTTGTTGGAACAAAACCACAGCTTGCAAAAGTTGAAACTATAGTAAAAACAGAAAATGTGAACATTTTAAGATTCTTGTTTTTTAGTATTTGTTTCGTACTAGGAATAATTGTAAGGTAAAGAGACACTCCAAATATACCTATAAAATGGAGAACTAGAATGTAACCAAGAACTACATAGCCTAAATATTTCATAGACAAGTACCTTAAATTTTCATTTGTAGTACTCAAAGATTCATGTGATATATTATGTAAAGATTCATGTGATTTACTATGTAAAGATTCATGTGATTTATTGTGTACCTCGTTTGTGTTTGTTGTGACCATTTCAAGTTCAAGATGAATTTGATCTACGACGAAAGGGTTTAGAGACGCAAGACGAGCATGAGACGTAGCGATTTTATCTAAATCAGTTTTGAGTCTTGATCTAATGAAATGGAGTCCTACCATGGATGTAAAGATTTCACCACCTATGAACATTAAAATGGTGATGATGATTAATTGAGAGTTTGAAAAAATTTGCATTTCAATTGTTGACATGCTTGAAACTGTTGTGGCTGAAATTGAAGTGAAGAATAGATCTAAGTTTTTAGGTGGTGTTTGTGAAGAAGAAGAGTCAAGAGCTTTGAGAAATCCAAAACCTAAAATGGAAAGAGATGTGAAATATACAATTTGAATCCATAATGGATTTGCTCTTAAGAGGATGAAACGACAAAAACATGCTGCTAAGAAAAAAATTGATTTGCTTAGACAAGCAAGTTTTTGGCATGATGTGTTAAAAAGATGTTGCAACTTTTTTAAAAAGGAATTTAAGATATTCATCTCTGTTTTTGTCTTACACAAAGTGAATATATTTGTTGTAATGGATTATGATGGAAGAGAGGGTATTTAAAGAAAAGTTTTCGGAGATGCTAATGTTATAATGGTTGCTGCTAATGTATTTATTTTTATAATGATAGCTGTTTTCTCATGACTAATAGCTAATAACTATTA from Lathyrus oleraceus cultivar Zhongwan6 chromosome 1, CAAS_Psat_ZW6_1.0, whole genome shotgun sequence includes:
- the LOC127115467 gene encoding cation transporter HKT1;3, translating into MNILNSFLKKLQHLFNTSCQKLACLSKSIFFLAACFCRFILLRANPLWIQIVYFTSLSILGFGFLKALDSSSSQTPPKNLDLFFTSISATTVSSMSTIEMQIFSNSQLIIITILMFIGGEIFTSMVGLHFIRSRLKTDLDKIATSHARLASLNPFVVDQIHLELEMVTTNTNEVHNKSHESLHSKSHESLHNISHESLSTTNENLRYLSMKYLGYVVLGYILVLHFIGIFGVSLYLTIIPSTKQILKNKNLKMFTFSVFTIVSTFASCGFVPTNENMIVFKKNSGLLLMLIPQVLLGNTLYPPFLRFCIWVLGKFYKKKECGYLLKHSEEVGYKHLLKGKHSVFLVATVFGLLVVQVTLFCLMDWNSEGLKGMNNYEKLIGVLFQSINSRHTGETIVDISILSQAMLVLFVLMMYLPPYTSFLPLKDSEISSKRMKKTRGKVSENLIFSQLSYLTIFIILVCITERKKLKEDPLNFNVLNIVLEVISAYGNVGFSTGYSCERQLHPEANCENKWIGFVGKWSDEGKIILILVMLFGRLKKFNMDGGKSWKLL